ACAAATGACGTATTTACATACATAACGCAGCGATCAGTGTTCGCTGAAGTCATGAACACGAGGACGAGATATGGCATTTAATCTGCGCAACCGGAATTTTCTCAAGCTGCTGGATTTCACCCCACGCGAAATCGGGCACCTGCTGACACTTTCCGCAGAACTGAAAAAAGCCAAATATACCGGCCACGAGCAGCCGCGCCTGAACGGCAAGAATATTGCCCTGATATTTGAAAAATCCTCGACCCGTACCCGCTGTGCCTTTGAAGTGGCGGCTTTTGATCAGGGCGCCCGTGTCTCCTATCTCGGACCGTCAGGCAGTCAGATTGGTCATAAAGAATCAATGAAAGACACCGCCCGGGTGCTGGGCCGGATGTATGACGGCATCCAGTACCGCGGTTTCGGACAAGATATCGTCGAAGAGTTGGGGCAATACGCTGGTGTCCCGGTCTGGAACGGTCTGACCGATGAATTCCACCCGACGCAGATCCTGGCTGACTTTCTGACGATGCAGGAACACATCCCGGAAAAACCGCTGCAGGAAATCAAATTTGCCTATCTGGGCGATGCGCGGAACAACATGGGCAACTCCCTGATGGTGGGTGCGGCAAAAATGGGGATGGATATCCGTCTGGTTGCGCCGGAAGCCTACTGGCCGGAAGAGACACTGATTAAGCAATGCCTTGAAATTGCAAAGGAAACCGGCGCACGTATCACTCTGACCGAATCGGTTGATGAAGGCGTTCAGGGATGTGACTATCTCTACACGGATGTGTGGGTTTCGATGGGTGAAGCGCCGTCTGCCTGGGATGAGCGGGTGAAGGATCTGCTGCCTTATCAGGTGAATTCATCCACACTCAAAGCAACCGGCAATCCCAGCGTCAAATTCATGCACTGCCTGC
This DNA window, taken from Photobacterium sp. CCB-ST2H9, encodes the following:
- the argF gene encoding ornithine carbamoyltransferase, with translation MAFNLRNRNFLKLLDFTPREIGHLLTLSAELKKAKYTGHEQPRLNGKNIALIFEKSSTRTRCAFEVAAFDQGARVSYLGPSGSQIGHKESMKDTARVLGRMYDGIQYRGFGQDIVEELGQYAGVPVWNGLTDEFHPTQILADFLTMQEHIPEKPLQEIKFAYLGDARNNMGNSLMVGAAKMGMDIRLVAPEAYWPEETLIKQCLEIAKETGARITLTESVDEGVQGCDYLYTDVWVSMGEAPSAWDERVKDLLPYQVNSSTLKATGNPSVKFMHCLPAFHNDETTVGKEVAEKYGLSGLEVTESVFESAHSIVFDQAENRMHTIKAVMVATLGS